The Candidatus Omnitrophota bacterium genome includes the window TCTTTGTGTTTGACGGTCAGCGGTTTGTCACCGGCCGCGGCGATGCCGTCTATGGAGAAAACTTTTGCGGCCGCCCGCGAAGAAACGGCAATGCCGTCCATGAGGGCCTTGTCAAAAGGCGGCTGGTCGCGGTCCGAATGGATATCTTCACGCAGGATCCGTCCGTCGGATTCTTTTAAAGGACAAAATTCGGATGGGAAATGTTGAATATACTTAAGGATGATCTTTTGCGCGGCGTTGACAGTGATCATCATTTCCACTTGAACGCATGCACCGCTTCAACCACGGCCTTGAGTTTAAGAGGGTCGGTATCGGGCAGGACGCCATGGTTTAAGTTGAAAACATATTTGCGGTGATGTTTTTTAGCCGCTGTCAGCAAACGTTTGACCTCGGCCAAAAGAACTTTTTCAGGCGCGTAAAGCATGGTATTGAGCAAATTGCCCTGGATACCTTTGGAGGTCTTTATTTGACCAATATCAACGGTTTCGCAGACCGACAGCATGTCTGCCCCGCTTTTGTCCATGAGGTCAAAAAGGTGGGCGCAATTCTTCAGAAAATAGATCGAGGGCAATTCAACGGACTTAAAAATTCTCTGCACGTACGGCAAAACAAATTCCTCATATTCCGGATCACGCAATGACCCGGCCCATGTGTCAAATAACTGGAACGCCTTGATGCCCGCCTTCTGCTGTTGTTTCAAATAAGCGATGGTGTTGGTTGTTAAGAGTTCCATCATTTGATGGAAGGTTTTGGGGTCTTCGAACATCATGCGCTGGTGTTTGGGGCAAAGGTAGGTCAGGACCGTATACGGAGAACCTGCGAAACCAATGAGCGAAATGGACTCCGGCAAAACAGCGTTGATCAGTTGTATGGTGCGGCTGACATGCTCCAGGCCGCTGAATTTTCCCAGACGACGCAGGTCAGAACTATGGCGGACAGGGTTTTTAATGACCGGCCCCTTGCCGTCGATAAAATCAATGTCAAAACCCATACCGGAGGGCATGGTCATGATGTCGGCGAACAGGATCGCGGCGTCCACCTGCAGGATCTCCAGCGGCTGTAACGTGATGGCTCCGGCCAGTTCCGGGTTGCGGAATAATTCGCGCAAAGGACAATTGGCCTTCAGGGCCTGGTATTGCGGCAAATAACGGCCGGCCTGGCGCATGAACCACACCGGCACCCGGGTGTTCGTGCCCTTAAAAGCCAGCAGGAATTGATCCTGATCAGACAGTGCGCGAGAAACGTTTGTGCCCATTTTTTTGCCTCAAATACCAGTCAAACCCCATGCAAACATTGCGGATGAACAATTTGCCGAGATCCGTTACCATCAGACGGACATTATCCTCTTGAATAAGGCCGTCCTCAACACATTCTTTGATATGTTCGGCCTCGTCGGAGAAATAATCCCCGAACCTGTGAGCGAACACCTTAAAAAACTCATTTTTATCAATGACGAAGCGGCACATCAACGCATTGATGACCCATTGGCGGATGCGGTCATCCTTGGTCAAGACCTTGCCGCGTTCAATGGGCAAATGACCGGCCGCGATCTTCGCGTAATAATCAGGCAGGACCTTCACATTCTGCACATAGGTATTTTCCAAAAACCCGATGGCTGAAACGCCGAAACCCAAAAATTCGTCAGCGGGCTTTAAAGTATATCCCATGAAATTACGATAAAGCTGCCCATCATGGAACGCCTTGGCCATATCATCCGTCTGCAGGGCAAAATGGTCCATGGCAATGGCCTGATACCCGGCCGCGGACAATTTATCGCGTGATTGGGTGAAGATATCCAATTTCTCATCCTGCTGGGCAATGGCATCCAGATTGAATTTGTTCTGCGGTTTGGAAAGCCACGGCACGTAGGCAAAACTGTATAGGGCGATGCGGTCAGGCCTCAAACCGATGACCTGACCAACGGTCTTGCCGAACGTTTCCCTTGTTTGATACGGCAAACCGTAAATGAGATCAAAATTCACCGACTTAAAACCGAATTCACGGCACCAGCGGTTGACCTCGCTGACCTGTTCAAAGGGCTGGACGCGGTTGATGTCGTCCTGGACTTTCGCGTCAAAATCCTGCACGCCCATGGATACGC containing:
- the hemN gene encoding oxygen-independent coproporphyrinogen III oxidase → MSLTIDKQTILKYDVAGPRYTSYPTAPEWSSSIDAAVYAGKLKALGQNDKTLSLYIHIPFCEQLCYFCACNKVIRAREEKIGNEYLDHLFKEIDMVAALIGRKKTVRQLHWGGGTPTYLSEDQCRRLFAKITDTFDVDLDGEIAIETDPRTVNRDKLKLLKDLGFNRVSMGVQDFDAKVQDDINRVQPFEQVSEVNRWCREFGFKSVNFDLIYGLPYQTRETFGKTVGQVIGLRPDRIALYSFAYVPWLSKPQNKFNLDAIAQQDEKLDIFTQSRDKLSAAGYQAIAMDHFALQTDDMAKAFHDGQLYRNFMGYTLKPADEFLGFGVSAIGFLENTYVQNVKVLPDYYAKIAAGHLPIERGKVLTKDDRIRQWVINALMCRFVIDKNEFFKVFAHRFGDYFSDEAEHIKECVEDGLIQEDNVRLMVTDLGKLFIRNVCMGFDWYLRQKNGHKRFSRTV
- the hemE gene encoding uroporphyrinogen decarboxylase codes for the protein MGTNVSRALSDQDQFLLAFKGTNTRVPVWFMRQAGRYLPQYQALKANCPLRELFRNPELAGAITLQPLEILQVDAAILFADIMTMPSGMGFDIDFIDGKGPVIKNPVRHSSDLRRLGKFSGLEHVSRTIQLINAVLPESISLIGFAGSPYTVLTYLCPKHQRMMFEDPKTFHQMMELLTTNTIAYLKQQQKAGIKAFQLFDTWAGSLRDPEYEEFVLPYVQRIFKSVELPSIYFLKNCAHLFDLMDKSGADMLSVCETVDIGQIKTSKGIQGNLLNTMLYAPEKVLLAEVKRLLTAAKKHHRKYVFNLNHGVLPDTDPLKLKAVVEAVHAFKWK